AAAGCCTCTCCGCAAAACCACGAACCTCATCATCCGAAGGAACCGTTCCACCCAGCAGAAGCGCGGCCTCGGTCTCATTCGGAGTGATCCAGTCAATCTTCGCCAGCAACTCCGCCGGCAGCGCTCGCGCCGGAGCCGGATCCAGCACTACCGGCACACCCGCCTCCGAAGCGACGGCAACCGTGGCCTCCAGCGCCTCCAGCGGGGTCTCAAGCTGCGTCAACACGACGCCGGCTCCCGCAATCCGCTCCCGGCTTGCAGACACATCCTCCGCACAAAGCCGCCCATTCGAACCTGGGATGACCACGATGCTGTTATGCCCCTCGTCCGTCACCAGGATCACCGCGACCCCCGAAGGTCCGGCCGCCGGGGTCATCCCCTCCGTCCCGACGCCTTTCTCCCGCAGCGTTGCCAACAACCCGGTCTCGAACCCGTCCGTCCCGTGCCGCCCCACCATGTGAACGCGACCGCCAAGCAGAGCCGCCGCCACTGCCTGGTTTGCGCCCTTACCGCCGATAAACCTCTGGAAGTCCGTCCCCGTAATCGTCTCCCCCACCTGCGGGTTCCGGGGGACCCGGGCCACCATGTCCAAATTCAAACTACCAACGACAACAATCTCTTTGCTCATAGTAGTAAGTGCTCTTCTTTGGAATTTGTCACAACCAATGGAACAAACTTCATCTGCAACAAGGCACGATCTTAGTGCCAGGTTGGCGCCAACGCAATCATTCCTAGTCCCGCGATGAAGAAAAGAAACATGATCACCAGCAGTCGTCCCGTCCCGGCTGGAGCCGAACGGAACTCCCGCCAGATAAACACGCCCCAGGCCGCCGAGACCATCGTCGCTCCCTGTCCAAGCGCATACGACACCGCTGGGCCCACCATCTGCGCGCGAGAAGCCGCCAGATTGAACTGCAGCCCGCACCCCCAGATCAGTCCCCCCACGATCCCCCAGACATGCCAACTCGCCAGCGCCCCCGTGTAGTTCGAGAACGCCACCGGCTCGCCAACGAACGGCCTCCGCATCAGCCAGATGTTGAACGGAATCGCGCAAAGCCCAAGCCCCACCGCAAAGAAAGGCACCACCGTATATGCCCCGAGCGCCCCCGGTCCCTGCATCGCCTTCGTCAGAATCGGATAAAACCCACCCATCAGCAGGCCGCCCACGAGGCTGATCACAATTCCAAGTCGCGAGATCGCGGGCTTCGCCCGTTCCCGCTTCCGGTACGCCACCGCATCCACCAGGATCGCGATCACCACCAACGCCACCCCGCCAAAGAGAAGCAGAGGATTAGCCGCCGGAGCCAGGAAGTAGTTCAGCAACACACCGACGACTAGCGCCAGCCCGATCCCAACCGGAAACGCCACCGCCAATCCCGCCAGGTCGATCGCCACCACGATCAACTGGTTCGCCGCGTTGAACACGATCCCTGCCAGGATCGCCAACAGCATCGCCGCGCCCGAGGCCGCGCCCAGCCCGTGCAGAAACTCTTCACCACCGCCCGGCCCAAGCCCCCATAGAAACGACCCAAGCAAAACCCCAATCACGTAGTCCCAGTAAAACGACTGGAACTTCCAGCCCGGCGTCAGCTTCAGCGTGTTCGCCCACGAGCCCCAGCAGAGCATGCTGCCGAACAGGAAGACGAGTTGTGCTGCATACGTCGATGGCAGATACACGGTGTCGTTCTCCTCTACCCTGCTTGAAACCTTTCAACAGATAGTCGTGCGTCTCCCGCCTGTCAAGACTCCACCGCGACCAACGTCGCACGACGACGCCGAACCTCGCCCGAAGGCGCGAGCGCGCGCACGGAGTTCCGCTCGCGCAACTCCGTCGCCAGCACCGTATGCTCCGGCGGCTCCTCGCCTCCACGAACTCGCGTCAGCAATAAGCTGCACGCCGTCGCACCCATCTGGTACCCGGGTTGGAACACAGTCGTTAAAGAAGGTTCCGAAAGACTGGCAAAGTCCAGATCATCAAATCCGACGATCGACACATCCTCCGGACACCGCAGCTTCAAACGCCGCGCCGCCGCCAGCGCACCCGACGCCAGCAGGTCGCTTCCCGCAAAGATCGCCGTCGGCCTCGGCGCCAGTTGCAGAAGCTCCAGCGCCGCGACACACCCCGCCTCGGCCGAGAACGGTGCCGCCCTCAGATACTCCCGCTTCAGCCGAATGCCTGAAGCCACCAGCGCCCGCCGGAATCCCTGGATCCGGTCGTGCGACGAGCTGATCTGCATGGGCCCACCGATCGCCGCCAGAACCCTATGCCCCATCCGGACAAGATGTTCACCAACCCGGAACCCGCCCTCCTCGTTGTCCGCGACGACCGTATCGCCCGCCCACCATTTCGGCCGACGGTCCACGATCACCACCGGCAGATGGCTGTCGGCAATCTCCTGCTGCAGCATGCTCTCTACCGAGGGAATCACGATAATTCCCGCCGGTTGAAACGCTCGCAGGTCCTTGAAATAAATCTGCTCCTTGATCGGATCGTTATCCGCGTTGCACAGGATGAGCCGGAATCCCTCGCGAAACGCCACATCCTCCGCACCGCGCACCACGCTCGGAAAAAATGGGTTCGTGATATCCGGAATGATGACCCCAAGCAGATCCGTCGTCTTCTTCCGCAGTCCACGCGCAAGTTGGCTAGGCTGATACCCAAGGCTACGAATAACCTCTTCGACCCGCAGCCTGCGCTCATCCCTCACCTTCCCAGGGTTATTCAGCACGTGCGACACCGTGCCGACGGAAACCCCGGCCCTCGCTGCAATCTCCTTCACGGTAAAAGCCTTCTTCAGAGCTCTTCCACCTCTCTCACACCGGTCGGACTCCATGGCCGATCATCTCTCCAGACGGAAACTACACCGGCGCATGGAATCCGACACGCCCCATCCGTGCGGGACCGGGTATCGACTCTGGTTCTTTCCATGCCACCGCGAACGATTTGCAGCCAGAATATGTCGGACACTCGAAGATGACATGAAGAAGAAACTACGCATCGGCATCCTCTTCGGAGGCCGCTCCGGCGAGCACGAAGTCTCTCTCCGCTCCGGAGCATCCATCCTGCACGCGATCGACCGCAAGAAGTACGAGATCGTCCCCCTCGGTATCACCCGCGAAGGCCGCTGGCTCGGCCCCGCCGAAGCCCAGCATCTCCTCACCCCCGGAGCCCCCTCGCAAGCCGCCGAGACCGCCATCCAGATCAACGCCAGCGCCGACCTCATCCAGCAATCCGGCTCCCTCACCTCGTCGCTCGACGTGATCTTCCCTGTTCTTCACGGCACCTTCGGCGAGGACGGCACCATTCAGGGCCTCCTCGAGCTGGCCGAACTAGCCTACGTCGGCTCCGGCGTACTCGGTTCCGCCGCCGGCATGGACAAGGACGTCATGAAGAAGCTCTTCGCCGCCGCCGGGCTCCCCCAGACCCCGCACGTCACCCTCCTCCGCACCGAGTGGCGCACCGACCCCAAGCGCTGCCGCAAGCAGATCGAAAAATCCCTGAAGTATCCCCTATTCGTAAAACCCGCGAACCTGGGCTCCAGCGTAGGCATCTCCAAGGTCCACGACCGCTCGGAGTTAGCCGCCGCCATGGACCTCGCCGCCTCGTTCGACCGCAAGCTCGTCATCGAGCAGGGAGTCGGCGGTCCCGGCGTCAAACCCCGCGAGCTCGAAGTCGCCGTCCTCGGCAACGACACCCCGGAAGCCTCCGTCGTCGGCGAGATCGTCCCCAACAAGGAGTTCTACGACTACGAGAGCAAGTACGCCGACTCCCCCGAAGACCCGTCCATCCCCATCATCCCCGCCGAACTCACCGCCTCGCAGTCCAAACAAATCCGCGCTATGGCCATCGAAGCCTTCCGCGCCTGCGACTGCTCCGGCCTCGCCCGCGTTGACTTCCTCATGGAACCCGCCGCCAAGGGCAAAAAAGCCGCGATCTACCTGAACGAGATCAACACCATGCCCGGCTTCACCAGCATCTCCATGTACCCCAAACTCTGGGAAGCCAGCGGCCTACCCTACAAAAACCTCATCGACCGTCTCATCGCCCTCGCCCTCGAGCGTAGCGAAGAACGCA
This genomic window from Granulicella sibirica contains:
- the rbsK gene encoding ribokinase, which produces MSKEIVVVGSLNLDMVARVPRNPQVGETITGTDFQRFIGGKGANQAVAAALLGGRVHMVGRHGTDGFETGLLATLREKGVGTEGMTPAAGPSGVAVILVTDEGHNSIVVIPGSNGRLCAEDVSASRERIAGAGVVLTQLETPLEALEATVAVASEAGVPVVLDPAPARALPAELLAKIDWITPNETEAALLLGGTVPSDDEVRGFAERLLGLGPKNVVLKLGERGAYLATASGVRELVPAIKVKPVDSTAAGDALNGAFAAALMRGADALEAVRFGVAAASLSVTRAGAIPSLPTLKELEAFRLEFA
- a CDS encoding GRP family sugar transporter translates to MYLPSTYAAQLVFLFGSMLCWGSWANTLKLTPGWKFQSFYWDYVIGVLLGSFLWGLGPGGGEEFLHGLGAASGAAMLLAILAGIVFNAANQLIVVAIDLAGLAVAFPVGIGLALVVGVLLNYFLAPAANPLLLFGGVALVVIAILVDAVAYRKRERAKPAISRLGIVISLVGGLLMGGFYPILTKAMQGPGALGAYTVVPFFAVGLGLCAIPFNIWLMRRPFVGEPVAFSNYTGALASWHVWGIVGGLIWGCGLQFNLAASRAQMVGPAVSYALGQGATMVSAAWGVFIWREFRSAPAGTGRLLVIMFLFFIAGLGMIALAPTWH
- a CDS encoding LacI family DNA-binding transcriptional regulator encodes the protein MKEIAARAGVSVGTVSHVLNNPGKVRDERRLRVEEVIRSLGYQPSQLARGLRKKTTDLLGVIIPDITNPFFPSVVRGAEDVAFREGFRLILCNADNDPIKEQIYFKDLRAFQPAGIIVIPSVESMLQQEIADSHLPVVIVDRRPKWWAGDTVVADNEEGGFRVGEHLVRMGHRVLAAIGGPMQISSSHDRIQGFRRALVASGIRLKREYLRAAPFSAEAGCVAALELLQLAPRPTAIFAGSDLLASGALAAARRLKLRCPEDVSIVGFDDLDFASLSEPSLTTVFQPGYQMGATACSLLLTRVRGGEEPPEHTVLATELRERNSVRALAPSGEVRRRRATLVAVES
- a CDS encoding D-alanine--D-alanine ligase family protein, encoding MKKKLRIGILFGGRSGEHEVSLRSGASILHAIDRKKYEIVPLGITREGRWLGPAEAQHLLTPGAPSQAAETAIQINASADLIQQSGSLTSSLDVIFPVLHGTFGEDGTIQGLLELAELAYVGSGVLGSAAGMDKDVMKKLFAAAGLPQTPHVTLLRTEWRTDPKRCRKQIEKSLKYPLFVKPANLGSSVGISKVHDRSELAAAMDLAASFDRKLVIEQGVGGPGVKPRELEVAVLGNDTPEASVVGEIVPNKEFYDYESKYADSPEDPSIPIIPAELTASQSKQIRAMAIEAFRACDCSGLARVDFLMEPAAKGKKAAIYLNEINTMPGFTSISMYPKLWEASGLPYKNLIDRLIALALERSEERKQTNFTL